In one Andrena cerasifolii isolate SP2316 chromosome 2, iyAndCera1_principal, whole genome shotgun sequence genomic region, the following are encoded:
- the LOC143365976 gene encoding uncharacterized protein LOC143365976 isoform X7, with amino-acid sequence MSLKMVSSNQPRKTKIFVGRLPENCRNDELRQLFLRFGEVTECDVMNRYGFVHMAREEDAAAAIKALHNSNFKGATINVEQSTGKSRGAGGGRRDGDRRGGPMRGGRGGRDGGRDARPGPYNDRRVLPIQLVGYDGSAAGGVATGYTDYNRGAGDFSGRGADFSTGYTDRGAYGQNVGSAAMGYTSTAPGMGGGYGPATGAVGGYGPTGTADYGRTADYTRAADFGARTDYGNYTVVGGGMTGDFNRGAPGPMDYGRTDNFGANRTVDYTARNDYDRSTTGPMRNGGGAVATTGYGTGYTDVGYDESHWPMSTGPSYSTGAPSYSTGPGPQADMFSRRPGSAVPSGGYPPVGGGSIVWADTIPTTLA; translated from the exons AAAATGGTTTCCTCTAATCAACCG aggaaaacaaaaatatttgtgGGTCGGTTACCAGAAAATTGTCGCAACGATGAGTTGCGACAATTATTTTTACGTTTTGGTGAAGTAACGGAATGCGATGTCATGAATCGATATGGGTTTGTCCACATGGCGCGTGAGGAAGATGCAGCTGCAGCGATCAAAGCGCTTCACAATTCCAACTTCAAGGGTGCAACCATCAATGTGGAACAGTCTACTGGCAAATCGCGCGGCGCGGGAGGAGGACGCAGGGATGGAGACAGAAGAGGTGGACCAATGAGAGGTGGTAGGGGAGGACGAGACGGTGGTAGAGACGCTCGTCCGGGACCATACAATGATAGAAGAG TTCTTCCGATCCAACTCGTTGGTTACGATGGATCTGCTGCAGGTGGCGTCGCAACGGGGTACACCGATTACAATCGTGGCGCTGGAGACTTTAGTGGACGTGGAGCAGACTTCAGTACTGGCTACACCGATCGCGGAGCATACGGACAAAATGTGGGGAGCGCGGCAATGGGTTACACATCTACTGCGCCTGGAATGGGAGGTGGATACGGACCAGCAACCGGAGCTGTTGGAGGATATGGACCAACTGGAACAGCTGATTATGGGAGAACCGCTGACTATACCCGCGCTGCAGATTTTGGAGCTAGAACAGATTATGGTAATTACACTG TAGTTGGAGGTGGGATGACCGGAGACTTTAATCGTGGTGCACCGGGTCCTATGGATTATGGACGTACTGATAATTTTGGTGCAAATCGTACAGTTGATTATACAGCTAGAAATGATTATGATCGAAGCACAACTGGACCGATGAGAAACGGTGGTGGCGCTGTTGCCACTACTGGGTATGGAACAGGGTACACAGATGTAGGATATGATGAAAGTCACTG GCCAATGAGTACTGGACCCAGCTACAGCACTGGGGCACCTAGTTACAGCACTGGTCCTGGACCACAAGCAGACATGTTTAGTAGGAGACCTGGCAGTGCAGTCCCTAGTGGTGGATATCCGCCTGTTGGTGGAGG ATCAATCGTATGGGCCGATACTATTCCTACCACATTAGCGTGA
- the LOC143365976 gene encoding uncharacterized protein LOC143365976 isoform X8: MSLKMVSSNQPRKTKIFVGRLPENCRNDELRQLFLRFGEVTECDVMNRYGFVHMAREEDAAAAIKALHNSNFKGATINVEQSTGKSRGAGGGRRDGDRRGGPMRGGRGGRDGGRDARPGPYNDRRVLPIQLVGYDGSAAGGVATGYTDYNRGAGDFSGRGADFSTGYTDRGAYGQNVGSAAMGYTSTAPGMGGGYGPATGAVGGYGPTGTADYGRTADYTRAADFGARTDYGNYTVVGGGMTGDFNRGAPGPMDYGRTDNFGANRTVDYTARNDYDRSTTGPMRNGGGAVATTGYGTGYTDVGYDESHWPMSTGPSYSTGAPSYSTGPGPQADMFSRRPGSAVPSGGYPPVGGGMQI; the protein is encoded by the exons AAAATGGTTTCCTCTAATCAACCG aggaaaacaaaaatatttgtgGGTCGGTTACCAGAAAATTGTCGCAACGATGAGTTGCGACAATTATTTTTACGTTTTGGTGAAGTAACGGAATGCGATGTCATGAATCGATATGGGTTTGTCCACATGGCGCGTGAGGAAGATGCAGCTGCAGCGATCAAAGCGCTTCACAATTCCAACTTCAAGGGTGCAACCATCAATGTGGAACAGTCTACTGGCAAATCGCGCGGCGCGGGAGGAGGACGCAGGGATGGAGACAGAAGAGGTGGACCAATGAGAGGTGGTAGGGGAGGACGAGACGGTGGTAGAGACGCTCGTCCGGGACCATACAATGATAGAAGAG TTCTTCCGATCCAACTCGTTGGTTACGATGGATCTGCTGCAGGTGGCGTCGCAACGGGGTACACCGATTACAATCGTGGCGCTGGAGACTTTAGTGGACGTGGAGCAGACTTCAGTACTGGCTACACCGATCGCGGAGCATACGGACAAAATGTGGGGAGCGCGGCAATGGGTTACACATCTACTGCGCCTGGAATGGGAGGTGGATACGGACCAGCAACCGGAGCTGTTGGAGGATATGGACCAACTGGAACAGCTGATTATGGGAGAACCGCTGACTATACCCGCGCTGCAGATTTTGGAGCTAGAACAGATTATGGTAATTACACTG TAGTTGGAGGTGGGATGACCGGAGACTTTAATCGTGGTGCACCGGGTCCTATGGATTATGGACGTACTGATAATTTTGGTGCAAATCGTACAGTTGATTATACAGCTAGAAATGATTATGATCGAAGCACAACTGGACCGATGAGAAACGGTGGTGGCGCTGTTGCCACTACTGGGTATGGAACAGGGTACACAGATGTAGGATATGATGAAAGTCACTG GCCAATGAGTACTGGACCCAGCTACAGCACTGGGGCACCTAGTTACAGCACTGGTCCTGGACCACAAGCAGACATGTTTAGTAGGAGACCTGGCAGTGCAGTCCCTAGTGGTGGATATCCGCCTGTTGGTGGAGG AATGCAAATATAG